In Numenius arquata chromosome 3, bNumArq3.hap1.1, whole genome shotgun sequence, one genomic interval encodes:
- the ARPC2 gene encoding actin-related protein 2/3 complex subunit 2 isoform X2: protein MVSISLKFYKELQEHGADEVLKKVYGNYLVNPESGYNVSLLYDLENLPADKDAIVHQAGMLKRNCFASVFEKYFKFQEEGKEGEKRAVIHYRDDETMYVEAKKDRVTVVFSTVFKDDDDVVIGKVFMQEFKEGRRASHTAPQVLFSHREPPLELKDTDAAVGDNIGYITFVLFPRHTNAAARDNTINLIHTFRDYLHYHIKCSKAYIHTRMRAKTSDFLKVLNRARPDAEKKEMKTITGKTFTTR, encoded by the exons ATGGTCAGTATTTCTCTGAAATTCTACAAGGAACTCCAGGAACACGGTGCTGATGAG GTATTGAAGAAAGTCTATGGAAACTACTTGGTAAATCCTGAATCAG GTTACAATGTCTCTTTGCTCTACGACCTGGAGAACCTTCCTGCAGACAAGGACGCTATCGTGCACCAAGCTGGCATGTTGAAGCGCAACTGCTTTGCTTCGGTCTTTGAGAAGTATTTCAAGTTCCAGGAAGAgggcaaagaaggagaaaaaagagctgTCATCCACTACAGGGACGATGAGACAAT GTATGTTGAGGCGAAAAAGGACCGCGTCACAGTTGTGTTCAGCACGGTATTTAAGGATGACGATGATGTGGTGATCGGAAAGGTGTTTATGCAG GAGTTCAAGGAGGGTCGCCGGGCCAGTCACACAGCCCCACAGGTGCTCTTCAGCCACAGGGAGCCACCCTTGGAGCTGAAAGACACAGACGCAGCCGTCGGCGACAACATTGGCTACATCACCTTTG TGCTGTTCCCCCGTCACACCAATGCTGCTGCCAGAGACAACACCATAAACCTGATCCACACGTTCCGGGACTACCTGCACTATCACATCAAGTGCTCGAAG GCCTATATTCACACACGTATGAGGGCGAAAACATCAGATTTCCTCAAGGTGCTGAATCGTGCCCGTCCagatgcagagaaaaaagaaatgaaaacaatcaC GGGGAAGACATTCACAACCCGTTAA
- the AAMP gene encoding angio-associated migratory cell protein, producing the protein MEPAEGPGALGFHGDEEIIEVVELGPPGPDDLADEMEDVDFDEEGAEEPDAEAWETEDDEGVEDGMEAQDDSEVTFSLHSASVFCVSLDPKTNTLAVTGGEDDKAFVWRVSDGELLFECSGHKDSVTCAGFSHDSVFVATGDMSGLIKVWRVDTKEEVWSFEVGDLEWMEWHPQAHVLLAGTADGNSWMWKIPSGDCKTFQGPACPATCGRILPDGKRAVVGYEDGTMRIWDLKQGTSLHVLKGQDGHQDPLTCVASNQDGSLIMTGSVDCHAKLVNSATGKVVCVFKMESMAPKAPTGEGEEAESNSVESLGFCNVMPLAAVGYLDGTLAIYDLSTQSLRHKCQHESGIVQLLWEESSAVVYTCSLDGAVRLWDARSGKMINEYRGHSAEILDFAVNKDASIVVTTSGDHQAKVFCVQRPDR; encoded by the exons ATGGAGCCCGCCGAGGGCCCGGGGGCGCTGGGCTTCCATGGCGACGAAGAGATCATCGAGGTGGTGGAGCTGGGACCCCCCGGGCCGG ATGACCTGGCTGATGAGATGGAGGACGTGGACTTCGACGAGGAGGGTGCAGAAGAGCCCGACGCCGAGGCTTGGGAGACAGAGGATGATGAAGGGGTGGAGGACGGTATGGAGGCGCAGGACGACAGCGAGGTCACCTTCTCCCTCCACTCGG CTTCTGTTTTCTGTGTGAGCCTCGACCCCAAGACCAACACGCTGGCGGTGACAGGCGGGGAGGACGACAAGGCCTTTGTGTGGCGTGTCAGCGACGGAGAGCTGCTGTTTGAATGCTCAG GACACAAGGACTCGGTCACCTGTGCCGGCTTCAGTCATGACTCCGTGTTTGTGGCCACGGGTGACATGTCTGGGCTTATCAAAGTGTGGCGGGTGGACACCAAGGAAGAAGTGTGGTCCTTTGAGGTGGGGGACTTGGAG TGGATGGAGTGGCACCCTCAAGCCCATGTCCTTCTGGCGGGCACAGCTGATGGCAACTCCTGGATGTGGAAGATCCCCAGCGGAGACTGCAAAACCTTCCAGGGCCCTGCGTGCCCAGCCACGTGTGGCAGGATCCTGCCTGACG GGAAGCGAGCGGTGGTGGGGTATGAGGACGGGACCATGCGCATCTGGGACCTGAAGCAGGGAACTTCGCTGCATGTCCTGAAAG GCCAGGATGGCCACCAGGACCCCTTGACATGTGTGGCCAGCAACCAGGACGGCAGTTTGATCATGACGGGCTCTGTGGACTGTCATGCCAAGCTGGTCAACTCCGCCACGGGCAAG GTGGTGTGCGTGTTCAAGATGGAGAGCATGGCCCCCAAGGCCCCCACTGGTGAGGGCGAGGAGGCCGAGTCCAACTCAGTGGAGTCGCTGGGCTTCTGCAACGT GATGCCACTGGCTGCTGTGGGCTACCTGGATGGCACGCTGGCTATCTATGACCTCTCCACACAGAGCCTGAGGCATAAGTGCCAACATGAG TCGGGGATCGTGCAGTTGCTGTGGGAGGAGAGCTCGGCCGTGGTGTACACCTGCAGCCTAGACGGGGCCGTGCGGCTCTGGGATGCCCGCTCGGGGAAGATGATCAACGAGTACCGAGGGCACTCAGCTGAAATCCTTGACTTCGCCGTCAACAA GGACGCCTCCATTGTGGTGACGACCTCCGGTGACCACCAAGCCAAAGTGTTCTGCGTCCAGCGCCCCGATCGCTAG
- the ARPC2 gene encoding actin-related protein 2/3 complex subunit 2 isoform X1, protein MILLEVNNRIIEETLTLKFEGAAAGNKPEAVEVTFADFDGVLYHISNPNGDKTKVMVSISLKFYKELQEHGADEVLKKVYGNYLVNPESGYNVSLLYDLENLPADKDAIVHQAGMLKRNCFASVFEKYFKFQEEGKEGEKRAVIHYRDDETMYVEAKKDRVTVVFSTVFKDDDDVVIGKVFMQEFKEGRRASHTAPQVLFSHREPPLELKDTDAAVGDNIGYITFVLFPRHTNAAARDNTINLIHTFRDYLHYHIKCSKAYIHTRMRAKTSDFLKVLNRARPDAEKKEMKTITGKTFTTR, encoded by the exons aAATAAACCAGAGGCAGTAGAAGTAACATTTGCAG ACTTTGATGGAGTCCTTTACCATATTTCAAACCCCAATGGAGACAAGACAAAAGTGATGGTCAGTATTTCTCTGAAATTCTACAAGGAACTCCAGGAACACGGTGCTGATGAG GTATTGAAGAAAGTCTATGGAAACTACTTGGTAAATCCTGAATCAG GTTACAATGTCTCTTTGCTCTACGACCTGGAGAACCTTCCTGCAGACAAGGACGCTATCGTGCACCAAGCTGGCATGTTGAAGCGCAACTGCTTTGCTTCGGTCTTTGAGAAGTATTTCAAGTTCCAGGAAGAgggcaaagaaggagaaaaaagagctgTCATCCACTACAGGGACGATGAGACAAT GTATGTTGAGGCGAAAAAGGACCGCGTCACAGTTGTGTTCAGCACGGTATTTAAGGATGACGATGATGTGGTGATCGGAAAGGTGTTTATGCAG GAGTTCAAGGAGGGTCGCCGGGCCAGTCACACAGCCCCACAGGTGCTCTTCAGCCACAGGGAGCCACCCTTGGAGCTGAAAGACACAGACGCAGCCGTCGGCGACAACATTGGCTACATCACCTTTG TGCTGTTCCCCCGTCACACCAATGCTGCTGCCAGAGACAACACCATAAACCTGATCCACACGTTCCGGGACTACCTGCACTATCACATCAAGTGCTCGAAG GCCTATATTCACACACGTATGAGGGCGAAAACATCAGATTTCCTCAAGGTGCTGAATCGTGCCCGTCCagatgcagagaaaaaagaaatgaaaacaatcaC GGGGAAGACATTCACAACCCGTTAA